aaatatgttttaacaAGATCGGAGCAGCTCAAACTAGGTTAGTGCCTTCTTTGTAATGGAGATGAGTAACATCTGATATTAGAGACATCAACATGTGCCGTAAACGATAAGCCACCTATCAAATTTTTTCTCTGCGGAGAAGATGGATTAGGATCGACAAGATCATGCCTACTGTCTAGACTCTTTTCAGCACTTACTGGGTTACTCATAGATTTTATTCTCATGTTTTTAGAGAATGATGTTGttagttttcttaaaaaaatttttaaggtacatattttctttccttcatCCTAATGTTCTTAATAATTTCTTTTAATGAGATTTTTTCAGTAATATCATAAAGGTATGTTTGGTATTGTGCAAGGAAGCCGACAATGGAGATATGGGGTTACCGGGGAGGGGGAGAGATGGTGGTGACTGCCGACCAAGACAACCAGACCCCATCCACACAACTTGTGCAATTGCAACAATAGCAGGAATGAGGGGAAGGGAAAGATATCaagtatttgtttatttattcaaGAAAACTCACTGGGACATTGAATTCATGGCGTGGGATTGAGCAAGGAGATGGGAAGTTATGGTTGGGACCTTCTTAATAGGTCAGGTTTACCTGTTGAAATGGTTTAAAAGTTTTAGATAGGAATGGATAGGTGTCTGTCCCACCGCTCGTGTAGGTCCTCCTTCTTGTTGATGGACAACATGGAAGTTCTAAGGACAGCTTATAACTTTcccttcttgatttttttttttttttttttatacaccAAGAAATATTCTGCAGCATTTAGTCGAAGGAGCCAAAATAGGGATCGCAATCAGCTGGTCCTAAAGACCTGACATAAATCTAACTTAACCGAACCCAATCTGACCCATTAGAAAATCAGGAACACGAACCGAACAACAACCAACTTGCTGACCCTTTTAACATCATTAAGGTTTGGACTTCATAATTTTTGTACTATTTATACTATAATTCATCTCTCCTTTTGGTTTTGTGCCATCGAATCAATggtctaataattatattacataatttttaaaatatataaatattgatatagtataaatattaaaatttttataccaTGCACTATCTTCTTTGTGGACGGATAGGGTGAGGGCATGATCCGAACTAGATCCAATCCTCTGGCAGGTCGGGATTGACTAACCCACTAACCTCACAAGCTTGGTTAGGCAAGTTAGGTTCAAGTCGTATCAGAAATTACCACCCTTGGTTGACAACTAGCACAAGTTTAGCAAGTTTATTCTAGGATTTATAGAACATAGTGGATTGGCTCCCAATATACATGGAGAGACCAAAACCAATAATAAATCATTCTCTAGTAATTTTGCACGAtggaaaatttgatttttgttggacgatgattaaaaaaataaagcataAGTTATGTTACTACCATATTTAGACCAAATGCGAAAAATTCACAATACTCCTTGTTAAATTAGTTGGAGCTAATCTATTCTATATAGAAAATTCTCAATTTTACAATTCTTTATTAGACTAAATATTGTTGCAAATACATTCATTCCCGACCAATTCATATTTTGCTCATGATTAAGCGTATCAAGCAACTAAACAAAAACACATATAAACTATAAATTGCTTCATCAAATCAATGGAATGGATTTTAACTTTCTAATCAGAGAGTAAAGTCAGCACTTGCAAATGCGTTACAAGGATGTCATCCTTGCACCACCTCCAAGGCCCATATGGAAAAGAAAACAGACATAAATGGAATAGAAAATAGAGGCAAAAATCATAACAAAATCCATGAACAAATTGAGAATCTGATCATAGATCATATGAGTACTAAAAACAACAAAATTCCAACTATGAGGTTTTGATTTTAAATCTAGCTCTATGACCATATTCTGAAATGAAGTACACAAGTAAtatctttgaagaatttttaTTAGCGCTAATAACTGAGAAATTGGTACAATAGCAGGGAAGGTCAGCTGCCACCTATATATGGGGAGagaacaaaaaagaatcaaaactTGGGGCCTGGAGTTTGATCGAAGACGCATTGCCACCTTTTGCTTGAATCCTAGGCTTGGTACTTGCAGAGGTTCTCAAACCCCATGTACTCGTGCCGTTGGATCTTCTGAATCATGTTTGAGATACCAACTCCCCCTGTCAATTTGGACAAAACATTGCACTGTTAAAGAGGCATCATGAAAGAAGAATGCAGAGATTAGGAAAGAGATCTTTGGTCGTATCAAAACAAGAGATATTTAGAGAAGGGGACGTCTTATGTTCTTACCTAATGAGATGGCACTAACAAAAATAGTGAAAGCTAGGATGAAAATTATGAGGGATGCCCTCCCAAGTATGTTAATCAGCTTCCTCACCACATGTTGGCCTATGAAGGCAGCAACAGTTACCACAGCAACAAAGTAAGCAGCTGCCCAAATCAAGAGAGATCATATGAGATTAGGATGAGTAAGGAGTGTACGGAATTACCCATTTCCTCGCTCGAAAACATGTTTTTCTGGACTTAGTCTAAAGTTGAAGGCAAGCAAATCATGTGAATTGTTCCGCAATCGATATTGACTTTAAAATTCAGAGGGATATATTCTTTCTAGATGTTAGAGAGTGGCAGGTGAATTAGATTACCATATGGAACGGGGAAACGTTTTAAGAGGTAGTATTCTACAACAGACATGGATGAGGAAAACGTCATGGCAAAAGTTGCTGTAGCACTTGATACCTGCGCAAAGATGTTAATTATCAAGCCTTGCATGTGTGAGAATTGAGCATGCATGCAGATCTAAAAACAGTCAAATTCACACCATCGAATtaatacatactgatgtattcTACAAGGTGCATGAGCCATGGCATTCCCTATTTGCCTACTTTAACCAAATTGTGATGATAATCGCAACGACTTTCGATTATTTAACGTCAAAAAATATTATCGGATCCACGAGGAAAGAAACTAAAAGACCAATGGGTTATGCATGACAGTTAGGAGTTATCAAATGGCCATTGACATGAATTAGGAATCAAATTTGATAGTCTACAACATGACAAATGGCATGGCATTCATGACTTGGAGACTCATGCATTCTCATTATATAATCAAAGTGCGAAGGGCAAGAGCAATTACAACTTAGCTTTGCTAGCTATTTATGGGAAATCATATAGCTGTGCGAGGAAAGAGATAGTGCACACACCTGAGGAGGAATACCGAGCTCCAGGAAAAGAGGACCCAAAATAAACCCTCCCCCAAGCCCAAGCAGTCCACCAACTACACCGGCGAGGACGCCAGTTGCACAGTATAGAAATAGCTGAAGAATTCTCCAGTTAGTTTCTTCATCTCCTTTCGATGAAATCACTCTCTTTCCTCTGTATAAACTAACTGCTTCATATGAAGTGACTCCCACAGAGACTGGGATCTGGAAGATATCAGCAGTACTATTGACTTAGATTAACAAGACCATGAGAGCATTGTTAGAGCCTTGATGTAAAGATAGAAACAAACGCGTAATACCTGCAGCAAATTCAAAATCCAATATGATTTTGAACAATTTGAAGTATATTCCTGCACAAGAAATGTAGAAGCAAGGTGAACCACTCAGCTATTTAATTTATAAAATCAAGGTAGAATTGATGACACCTCCTTGTGAATAGCTCACCTTCATAATCTGCAGTGCAAGGAATGCCATCCATACAAACACCAGAAGGCCAAGCTCCTTCCAACAGACATTCTGAAGAACTGAAACCTGCAAGGGTTATCAATGTCAGCATCAACATCTTGAGGACATGGCAATGAAGCTTTCTGCCTAAGTACCTCGGATCGACGAGTCTTGGGCTCCTTCGTATTGCCTGGACCGGTAGGGAGAGCTTTGTACTCAATTTCTTCACTTCCTGTGCCAAACAGTGATGCGAACATTGAACCACAGGTTGAAAGTTTTCCAGCAACATGCAACACCAAAGTGCGCAATTATTAGCTTACCACTTGTCTCTGCACGTTTCGCAGCCTCCTGTAATTAGCGGAGTCTCATGCAAATTAGGATTCGAGCAAATTAAAATACTGGTTATGAATCATGAAACAGGAAAGGAAGAATACCTTTTTCATCAATGTCTCTTTCTTCCATGTCTCGACACCCTTCATAAATGCCTTGGATGATGTTCCTACAAAAAAcagccggaaataaaatccatgaaTGGAATTCCCTCTCGGTAGGAACAAAATCCCAAAGGTTATGCAAGCAAACATTTAATCACCTAAGAAGAGGATGATTAGAAGAACTGTCACCATCCAATCAGCAAACAGTACGTTAAAAGCAACTCCAATGCTAATTCCGAGCATGAGCATTGGTTGGAAAAGCAAGGCCAGGTCATAATCAATGATGGGCATATCTAGAGTTGGATGCTTGAGCTTAAGATTGTAGTATACAGTTGACCCCGCCGCACCCATGATCATACCTGCCCAAAGTGTGTCATCATATCAGCAGAACTAGTATCATAACTAAATTCCAAGAGCTTATAGTCCAACTAAGATAAAACAGAACAAAGTTACTTAAATTCATTTCATATCAGCATAGAGGAAAATGAGAACCTTTCTTCAGGAATCAAAATCAAGTCAAATAAGCAGCAAATATTCACACCACAAATTACTGTAAACTCAAATATTTCATCAACATAGCTCCTGAGTGTAATGTACAACAGGAACTTGAGTCATATTCAACTCAATTTGAGCTTTAATTATATTCATGCAAATGTATGACTTTTCTTatttcaataatcataatctcaaacaaaaaatatttttgtttgacttttttttcaaataaattttcATATGGACTTGTTGGATATACTAAATATAGCACTGATATGGTATTACTATCATCATTCACAATATCACATAATAATTAAATTCAAGGATATTAGTAAATTTTCATGTATCCAAACACttcggggagagagagagagagagagaggaaaaaaagctCACATTTTGATATAGCTGTTGACGATTTCGGGTCGAACCCTATGATCAGCGTAAGCATGGGAACAAAAATCCCACCTCCACCGACACCTCCAACGCTGCCGAAGGCCGCTCCAAAGAACCCAATGATCGATCCCACGATTATTTTCCAGCCAAATTTCATCggcttttaataaaaaaaatacacaaATTCAATGACTTCAGACGTTAATTCTCATAAAACCAttctaagaaaaaaatgaaaaaaatcagaaaaagggGGGGAAAACAGGAATACTTACCGGCCAGACATGTTGGTAAGAAGATTCGTTGGGCTGCCACAAGAAATTTGCCACCTTTAGAGCGTAGTCCGAAGCACCCATCTCTTCTTCGACGAAACTATCATCTCCCAACGCCTCAGACTTCGGTCCTCGCTCCGCCGAGGCCATCGCCGCCGTCAGGAGGAAGCTCAGACTCATCACCACCGCCGGCCACAACCACTTGTTCCGCCATTTCACCTCCATTCAACTCCCTCCTTCGACCACCGTTCCCCCGAACTCGCCGGAATCCCGTTACCTTGCAGGAGAAAACAAGAGCTCCGGCGAAATACCGTGTTCCAAAACCGAAGAGAAGCCCCCAAGCCCGATCGAACCGGACCCGCCCTCTCGTCGCTCCGCGCCGGCGAAGCAGCGGAGCTCAAGACCAGATCCGGATGCAATGGAAAGATCTTATTCTTTAATATCCGAATCCGAAAATTACTGCGAGAGCAGCCCTGTCGGAAGTCATAAAAGGCGATGAAGCCAGGAGCAGGGCCGCCGCTTATATCTACTTCCTGTACCAAATTACCCTTAATCTCAGCGATATTTACTATTAGCTTCGGGGATGAATAAAAGAGTGATTGAAGTTCCCAAAGTGAGCTTGTGCTGAGCCTTGGATCCTTAACACTGATCAATAGAGGCAGGTGGAGGCAGCCGTGGGGTTGTGTGGACTCTTTCAGGAACCATACGATATGAATCAGACGTACAAGAGTACCAGGGAGTCGCGTACGTTTGCATTCGAAGTTTGAAGCAGTTAACTAGTTGGGCTGTGGTCACTCTCGGTGTTCAGCGTAGGTAACGATCTTTCGGTCAAAGGAGCGTTGGAGTGGGGAGGAAATGATGTTAGGACTTAGGAGTCGCCACGGGAGGTGACGAGAGCGCTGGGTTAGTTTTCGGGGATCCGTGTTTAACACGTGAGGGCATAGATGT
This is a stretch of genomic DNA from Phoenix dactylifera cultivar Barhee BC4 chromosome 9, palm_55x_up_171113_PBpolish2nd_filt_p, whole genome shotgun sequence. It encodes these proteins:
- the LOC103713782 gene encoding sulfite exporter TauE/SafE family protein 3-like — protein: MEVKWRNKWLWPAVVMSLSFLLTAAMASAERGPKSEALGDDSFVEEEMGASDYALKVANFLWQPNESSYQHVWPPMKFGWKIIVGSIIGFFGAAFGSVGGVGGGGIFVPMLTLIIGFDPKSSTAISKCMIMGAAGSTVYYNLKLKHPTLDMPIIDYDLALLFQPMLMLGISIGVAFNVLFADWMVTVLLIILFLGTSSKAFMKGVETWKKETLMKKEAAKRAETSGSEEIEYKALPTGPGNTKEPKTRRSEVSVLQNVCWKELGLLVFVWMAFLALQIMKEYTSNCSKSYWILNLLQIPVSVGVTSYEAVSLYRGKRVISSKGDEETNWRILQLFLYCATGVLAGVVGGLLGLGGGFILGPLFLELGIPPQVSSATATFAMTFSSSMSVVEYYLLKRFPVPYAAYFVAVVTVAAFIGQHVVRKLINILGRASLIIFILAFTIFVSAISLGGVGISNMIQKIQRHEYMGFENLCKYQA